A region of Ochotona princeps isolate mOchPri1 chromosome 2, mOchPri1.hap1, whole genome shotgun sequence DNA encodes the following proteins:
- the HENMT1 gene encoding small RNA 2'-O-methyltransferase isoform X2 has product MEQCTDVIDGNSGEVPQEKFIKFKPPLYRQRYQFVKDIVDQHEPKKVADLGCGDTSLIRLLKVYPCIEELVGVDIDEDKLRWRGDQLSPFLGDFLKPRDLDLTITLYHGSAVERDSRLLGFDLITCIELIEHLDSGDLARFPEVVFGYMSPAMVVISTPNSEFNPLFPTETLRDSDHKFEWNRMQFQTWALYVASRYDYSVEFTGVGEPPAGAESVGYCTQIGIFRKNEGKVTEASVSEQRQERAYKAVFTASYPSLQQERFLRLVLVNEVSRQVESLRLKHLRKLKEEEERMLGVKLPEVDSDFPSFGPVFTEAEKARIENSPKPFVMGTKFLVPLQRLMAYPKLRRICPSEDMMRSLIDDCVCLSSDASAVVVDLHDCYDYLFDF; this is encoded by the exons ATGGAACAG TGCACTGATGTGATTGATGGTAATTCTGGAGAGGTACCCCAGGAGAAGTTCATAAAGTTTAAGCCACCGTTGTACAGACAGCGGTACCAGTTCGTTAAAGATATAGTGGATCAGCATGAACCCAAGAAG GTTGCAGACCTGGGCTGTGGTGATACTTCGCTCATAAGGCTGCTGAAAGTCTACCCGTGCATCGAGGAGCTCGTTGGCGTAGACATCGACGAGGATAAATTGCGGTGGAGAGG GGATCAGCTGTCTCCCTTTCTGGGTGACTTTCTAAAGCCACGGGATCTGGATTTGACCATCACGTTGTACCATGGCTCCGCAGTGGAGAGAGACTCTCGTTTGCTTGGCTTCGATTTGATAACGTGCATTGAGCT GATAGAACATTTGGATTCTGGTGATTTGGCCAGATTTCCTGAAGTGGTGTTTGGCTACATGTCTCCGGCCATGGTTGTCATCAGCACCCCGAATTCGGAGTTCAACCCCCTGTTTCCAACAGAGACCCTAAGAGATTCAGACCATAAGTTTGAGTGGAATAGAATGCAGTTTCAGACCTG GGCTTTGTATGTGGCGAGTCGCTATGATTACTCCGTGGAGTTCACTGGCGTTGGGGAACCGCCTGCTGGAGCCGAGAGTGTGGGGTACTGTACCCAGATAGGCATCTTCCGGAAAAACGAAGGCAAGGTGACCGAGGCGAGTGTTTCAGAGCAGCGCCAGGAGCGGGCTTACAAAGCT GTTTTCACAGCTTCCTATCCAAGCCTGCAGCAGGAACGGTTCCTCAGACTCGTGCTCGTGAACGAGGTGTCCCGGCAGGTGGAGAGCTTGCGGCTGAAGCATCTGCGGAAGctaaaggaggaggaggagaggatgtTGGGCGTCAAGCTCCCTGAGGTGGACAGTGACTTCCCATCCTTTGGGCCAGTCTTCACAGAGGCCGAAAAAGCCAGGATAGAGAATTCCCCCAAACCCTTTGTTATGGGAACAAAGTTTTTGGTGCCGCTGCAGAGACTCATGGCTTATCCCAAATTGCGCCGCATATGCCCCAGTGAGGACATGATGCGGTCGCTCATTGATGACTGCGTGTGTCTAAGCAGCGATGCATCTGCCGTGGTGGTTGACCTACACGATTGTTATGATTATCTGTTTGATTTTTGA
- the HENMT1 gene encoding small RNA 2'-O-methyltransferase isoform X1 → MEQANVQCTDVIDGNSGEVPQEKFIKFKPPLYRQRYQFVKDIVDQHEPKKVADLGCGDTSLIRLLKVYPCIEELVGVDIDEDKLRWRGDQLSPFLGDFLKPRDLDLTITLYHGSAVERDSRLLGFDLITCIELIEHLDSGDLARFPEVVFGYMSPAMVVISTPNSEFNPLFPTETLRDSDHKFEWNRMQFQTWALYVASRYDYSVEFTGVGEPPAGAESVGYCTQIGIFRKNEGKVTEASVSEQRQERAYKAVFTASYPSLQQERFLRLVLVNEVSRQVESLRLKHLRKLKEEEERMLGVKLPEVDSDFPSFGPVFTEAEKARIENSPKPFVMGTKFLVPLQRLMAYPKLRRICPSEDMMRSLIDDCVCLSSDASAVVVDLHDCYDYLFDF, encoded by the exons ATGGAACAGGCAAATGTACAG TGCACTGATGTGATTGATGGTAATTCTGGAGAGGTACCCCAGGAGAAGTTCATAAAGTTTAAGCCACCGTTGTACAGACAGCGGTACCAGTTCGTTAAAGATATAGTGGATCAGCATGAACCCAAGAAG GTTGCAGACCTGGGCTGTGGTGATACTTCGCTCATAAGGCTGCTGAAAGTCTACCCGTGCATCGAGGAGCTCGTTGGCGTAGACATCGACGAGGATAAATTGCGGTGGAGAGG GGATCAGCTGTCTCCCTTTCTGGGTGACTTTCTAAAGCCACGGGATCTGGATTTGACCATCACGTTGTACCATGGCTCCGCAGTGGAGAGAGACTCTCGTTTGCTTGGCTTCGATTTGATAACGTGCATTGAGCT GATAGAACATTTGGATTCTGGTGATTTGGCCAGATTTCCTGAAGTGGTGTTTGGCTACATGTCTCCGGCCATGGTTGTCATCAGCACCCCGAATTCGGAGTTCAACCCCCTGTTTCCAACAGAGACCCTAAGAGATTCAGACCATAAGTTTGAGTGGAATAGAATGCAGTTTCAGACCTG GGCTTTGTATGTGGCGAGTCGCTATGATTACTCCGTGGAGTTCACTGGCGTTGGGGAACCGCCTGCTGGAGCCGAGAGTGTGGGGTACTGTACCCAGATAGGCATCTTCCGGAAAAACGAAGGCAAGGTGACCGAGGCGAGTGTTTCAGAGCAGCGCCAGGAGCGGGCTTACAAAGCT GTTTTCACAGCTTCCTATCCAAGCCTGCAGCAGGAACGGTTCCTCAGACTCGTGCTCGTGAACGAGGTGTCCCGGCAGGTGGAGAGCTTGCGGCTGAAGCATCTGCGGAAGctaaaggaggaggaggagaggatgtTGGGCGTCAAGCTCCCTGAGGTGGACAGTGACTTCCCATCCTTTGGGCCAGTCTTCACAGAGGCCGAAAAAGCCAGGATAGAGAATTCCCCCAAACCCTTTGTTATGGGAACAAAGTTTTTGGTGCCGCTGCAGAGACTCATGGCTTATCCCAAATTGCGCCGCATATGCCCCAGTGAGGACATGATGCGGTCGCTCATTGATGACTGCGTGTGTCTAAGCAGCGATGCATCTGCCGTGGTGGTTGACCTACACGATTGTTATGATTATCTGTTTGATTTTTGA